A single region of the Acidobacteriota bacterium genome encodes:
- a CDS encoding D-2-hydroxyacid dehydrogenase — protein MKALVPAHLRSGIEKALGEDASRFELVSYDQDCRIEGDAAGAEALFRWWIPEDEFHRMLDDHPDLAWVHTGSVGVDHILTPRFLSKGIPLTNSSGVNAVSMAEWVVGCMLAAQKNLGEVFERQRQKRWLKTEEPELMGDTALFIGGGRVASEIATRLRAFGVSTIALTRTGEPREPFDVGLPVEALAETLPKADWVIVSVPLTSRTEGMIGEEELGRMKRSARIVNVARGEIVDERALVRALEDRRIAGAILDVFIEEPLPSDSPLWSMENVVVLPHTTWRSPEAKERQMALFAENLRRFRRGEALVNLVDTERGY, from the coding sequence ATGAAGGCTCTCGTCCCGGCGCATCTCAGAAGCGGGATCGAGAAGGCGCTCGGTGAGGACGCGTCCCGTTTCGAGCTCGTTTCCTACGATCAGGATTGTCGGATCGAGGGCGACGCGGCCGGAGCGGAGGCATTGTTTCGGTGGTGGATACCGGAGGATGAATTTCATCGGATGCTCGATGACCACCCCGATCTCGCCTGGGTTCACACCGGCTCGGTCGGTGTCGATCACATCCTGACTCCGCGGTTTCTCTCGAAGGGGATTCCGCTGACCAACTCGTCGGGAGTGAACGCGGTCTCGATGGCGGAGTGGGTGGTCGGATGCATGCTGGCGGCTCAAAAGAATCTCGGGGAAGTGTTCGAGCGACAGCGTCAGAAACGCTGGCTGAAAACCGAGGAGCCGGAGCTGATGGGCGATACCGCACTCTTCATCGGCGGTGGCCGTGTAGCGAGCGAGATCGCGACGCGGCTCCGCGCATTCGGGGTCTCGACGATCGCACTGACGCGGACGGGTGAACCACGCGAGCCTTTCGACGTGGGACTTCCGGTCGAAGCGCTGGCAGAGACCCTTCCGAAGGCCGACTGGGTCATCGTCTCTGTGCCGCTGACCTCGCGGACGGAAGGGATGATCGGGGAAGAGGAGCTCGGGCGGATGAAGCGATCTGCGCGGATCGTCAACGTGGCCCGTGGTGAGATCGTGGATGAGCGCGCTCTGGTTCGTGCGCTCGAGGATCGACGCATCGCCGGAGCGATCCTCGACGTCTTCATCGAGGAGCCTCTGCCGTCCGACAGCCCGCTCTGGTCGATGGAGAATGTCGTCGTTCTCCCTCACACGACCTGGAGGAGTCCGGAAGCGAAGGAGCGTCAGATGGCTCTGTTCGCGGAGAACCTTCGACGGTTCCGGCGGGGGGAAGCGCTGGTCAATCTGGTCGATACCGAGCGCGGCTACTGA